Proteins encoded together in one Pantoea sp. CCBC3-3-1 window:
- a CDS encoding phage virion morphogenesis protein produces the protein MNGLEAFDARLNALIGNLSPTARKEMARTIAKRLRASQQQNIKRQQAPDGTAFKPRKAPARKKKGRVKREMFARLRTAKYMKAKGTADDAVVEFTGSVQRMARVHHYGLRDRPARGGKDVQYDARPLLGFGKESVDIFQRIIINKLKD, from the coding sequence ATGAACGGACTGGAGGCATTCGACGCCAGGCTAAACGCACTGATCGGCAACCTGTCACCGACGGCACGTAAGGAAATGGCGCGCACCATCGCAAAGCGCCTGCGCGCCAGTCAGCAGCAGAATATTAAACGCCAGCAGGCACCGGACGGCACGGCGTTTAAGCCGCGCAAGGCACCCGCCCGCAAGAAGAAAGGCCGGGTAAAGCGCGAGATGTTCGCCAGGCTGCGCACGGCAAAATACATGAAGGCGAAAGGCACCGCTGACGACGCCGTGGTGGAGTTTACCGGGAGCGTGCAGCGCATGGCGCGTGTGCATCACTACGGGCTGCGCGACCGGCCAGCCCGTGGGGGGAAGGATGTGCAGTATGATGCAAGGCCTTTGTTAGGATTTGGTAAAGAAAGTGTTGACATTTTTCAGAGAATAATCATAAATAAACTTAAAGATTAA
- a CDS encoding adenylate/guanylate cyclase domain-containing protein produces MSIEDIYKGLERSLDITLSKRRHSELMKGGMAFDSQESLNESSLNTGLIRSQSLASAPDSYGVKNIVRHKFGKHGQLQKSFGCHPDFEDINGTDELRYGYSVTLFMDIIGSTKLGVIYTPEEVFGIKNDIIRCAIETIDSFDGHVHRIMGDAVMAFFRSERKKADGLIMDSGIDALNCSAFLIEMMEKVVSPKLSDIGAEKIGIRIGIDYGKDEDVIWGTYGYLGSHEVTATSYHVDVAAKLQQKAPKNSILVGENFAELLGFDDDLLKVMEKNKNGIPEKKTFVTPNYITIDGKPKNYRQFLVDHKSYNTYTPINSYPEHMELSATIKRSAKDPSDDEYYRCSRSIKKGAGVSFKVKYYDIHERDLKFLFRVENTGEEARGHDNNGNHECYVAAKYQGNGVYFASHWEDTKFKGIHHMFVSVWSGNTRLMGEERFSIFITD; encoded by the coding sequence ATGTCCATAGAAGATATTTATAAAGGGTTAGAAAGATCCTTGGATATTACATTGTCAAAGCGGCGACATAGCGAGTTAATGAAAGGAGGTATGGCTTTTGATTCACAAGAATCATTAAATGAAAGCTCCCTTAATACTGGTTTAATACGTTCTCAAAGTTTAGCTTCAGCACCAGATAGTTATGGTGTAAAGAACATAGTACGGCATAAATTTGGAAAGCATGGGCAACTACAAAAAAGCTTTGGCTGCCATCCGGATTTTGAAGATATCAATGGTACTGATGAGCTGCGTTACGGATATTCAGTCACACTTTTTATGGATATCATTGGTTCGACAAAGCTTGGCGTTATTTATACTCCAGAAGAAGTTTTTGGTATTAAAAATGATATTATCCGTTGCGCAATCGAAACTATAGATTCGTTCGATGGGCATGTTCATCGTATAATGGGTGATGCCGTTATGGCGTTTTTCCGGAGCGAACGGAAAAAAGCTGACGGATTAATAATGGATAGCGGCATTGATGCTTTAAATTGTTCGGCGTTTTTAATAGAAATGATGGAGAAAGTTGTGTCACCTAAACTTTCGGACATTGGTGCTGAGAAAATTGGGATAAGGATTGGTATTGATTATGGTAAAGATGAAGATGTAATTTGGGGAACCTATGGATATTTGGGTTCTCATGAGGTAACAGCAACATCTTATCACGTTGATGTCGCGGCAAAATTACAACAAAAAGCCCCAAAAAACTCAATCTTAGTTGGGGAGAATTTCGCAGAGCTTTTAGGATTCGACGATGATTTGTTAAAAGTGATGGAAAAAAATAAAAATGGCATCCCTGAGAAAAAAACCTTCGTCACACCAAACTATATTACAATTGATGGTAAGCCTAAAAATTATAGGCAATTTTTAGTTGATCACAAATCTTATAATACTTATACCCCTATCAATTCTTATCCAGAACATATGGAGTTGTCAGCCACGATAAAAAGGTCGGCTAAAGATCCATCTGATGACGAGTATTACAGATGTTCACGGAGTATAAAAAAAGGCGCAGGGGTTTCATTTAAAGTTAAATATTACGATATACATGAACGTGATCTTAAGTTTTTATTTAGGGTTGAAAATACAGGTGAGGAAGCCAGGGGGCATGATAACAACGGCAATCACGAATGTTACGTTGCTGCCAAATATCAAGGAAATGGAGTGTATTTTGCGAGCCACTGGGAAGACACTAAATTCAAAGGGATTCACCATATGTTTGTATCAGTATGGTCTGGTAATACCAGGTTAATGGGAGAAGAAAGATTTTCGATATTTATAACGGATTAA
- a CDS encoding phage baseplate assembly protein V, translated as MNTQIPEILRLLRNLIRIGTVSAVNLDDGLCRVDTGNNTTNWLHWLTARAGRTCSWNAPSVGEQVLVLCLGGELDTGFILPGVFSDEHPAPSASADALHWSFPDGAVIEYEPASGALKAIGIQTATIQAAVKIMLDSPEVECSALLKTATLEVTQGGTMKGDIQHSGGGFTSNGVVVHSHKHGGVKSGGDTSGGPQ; from the coding sequence ATGAACACACAAATCCCAGAAATCCTGCGCCTGCTGCGCAACCTGATCCGTATCGGCACCGTCTCCGCCGTCAACCTTGACGACGGGCTTTGCCGCGTGGATACCGGTAACAATACAACCAACTGGCTGCACTGGCTGACCGCCCGTGCCGGTCGTACCTGTTCATGGAATGCGCCTTCCGTCGGCGAGCAGGTGCTTGTTCTGTGCCTGGGCGGCGAGCTGGATACCGGCTTTATTTTGCCGGGCGTGTTCTCTGACGAACATCCTGCCCCGTCGGCCTCGGCTGACGCGCTGCACTGGTCGTTTCCCGACGGCGCGGTAATTGAGTATGAACCTGCCAGCGGCGCGCTGAAGGCAATCGGCATCCAGACCGCCACCATACAGGCCGCCGTCAAAATCATGCTGGACTCGCCCGAAGTCGAATGCTCTGCACTGCTGAAAACCGCCACGCTGGAAGTCACCCAGGGCGGCACGATGAAAGGCGATATTCAGCACAGCGGCGGCGGCTTTACCTCTAACGGCGTGGTCGTGCACTCCCACAAACACGGCGGCGTGAAGTCCGGCGGCGACACGTCAGGAGGGCCGCAGTAA
- a CDS encoding GPW/gp25 family protein, with the protein MTVKYSGMSRDTGGAVNDIDHIRQSVRDILLTPVGTRIMRRSYGSLLSALTDQPQNESLRLQIMSACYVAILQWEPRVKLTGISYESAFDGGMAVELTGTRADNAQDFSLTIPVS; encoded by the coding sequence ATGACCGTGAAATACAGCGGTATGAGCCGCGACACCGGCGGGGCGGTGAATGATATCGATCATATCCGCCAGTCGGTACGCGACATTCTGCTGACGCCGGTCGGCACCCGGATAATGCGCCGCAGCTACGGCTCGCTGCTGTCCGCGCTCACTGACCAGCCGCAGAATGAATCGCTGCGCCTGCAAATTATGTCGGCCTGTTACGTGGCGATTTTGCAGTGGGAACCCCGCGTGAAGCTGACCGGCATCTCTTACGAATCTGCGTTTGACGGCGGCATGGCGGTTGAACTCACCGGCACCCGCGCCGACAACGCGCAGGACTTTTCCCTGACCATTCCCGTGAGCTGA